In Bartonella bovis 91-4, the following proteins share a genomic window:
- a CDS encoding PRC-barrel domain-containing protein has translation MKKIAITALTSILMVSSAYAQFSLSSEHEKVLAEGIVRVKADMVAGDATPLTTDFVASNLIGVNIYNIENEEIGEVKDIILRQNKIDGIVVSIGGFFGMGEHYVAISPEKLQMKRDDGKWRLMVNVTKNALKEAPKFKYEDYLIR, from the coding sequence ATGAAAAAAATTGCTATCACTGCTCTTACGTCAATTTTAATGGTTTCTAGTGCTTATGCCCAATTTTCGTTGTCTTCTGAACATGAAAAGGTTTTAGCAGAAGGTATTGTACGAGTTAAGGCAGATATGGTTGCAGGTGATGCTACACCTTTAACAACTGATTTCGTTGCTTCAAACCTTATAGGTGTGAATATATATAATATAGAAAATGAAGAAATTGGTGAGGTAAAAGATATTATTTTACGTCAGAATAAGATTGATGGGATTGTTGTTAGTATTGGCGGTTTTTTCGGTATGGGTGAGCATTATGTTGCCATTTCTCCAGAAAAACTCCAGATGAAACGTGATGATGGTAAGTGGAGGCTTATGGTCAATGTGACAAAGAATGCTTTGAAAGAAGCTCCAAAGTTTAAATATGAAGACTATTTGATACGTTAG
- the ychF gene encoding redox-regulated ATPase YchF — translation MGFKCGIVGLPNVGKSTLFNALTKTATAQAANYPFCTIEPNTGEVAVPDPRIEKIASIVGSKEIIPTRINFVDIAGLVRGASKGEGLGNKFLANIREVDAIIHVLRCFKDEDITHVEGRIDPVSDAITVDTELMLADLESLERRIIQVRKRAIGKDKEALAILPIMEAALELLQKGEPVRLLLKNISSDERRILHGLNLLTSKPVLYVCNVSENEISHGNDFTKAVEKIAAEQKAQSITISVSIESEIAQLSDEEAIEYLHVLGLSEPSLNRLIHAGYHLLDLITYFTCGPKETRAWTITRGTKAPQAAGVIHSDFERGFIRAQTISYKDYITLGGENAAKEAGKARDEGKEYIVQDGDIMLFKHNT, via the coding sequence ATGGGTTTTAAATGTGGTATCGTCGGGCTGCCCAATGTTGGTAAATCAACCCTTTTTAACGCGTTAACAAAAACAGCTACAGCACAAGCAGCTAATTATCCTTTTTGTACAATCGAGCCTAATACCGGTGAAGTTGCTGTACCAGATCCACGAATAGAAAAAATCGCCTCTATTGTTGGTTCAAAAGAAATCATCCCTACACGTATCAATTTTGTTGATATTGCAGGACTTGTTCGTGGAGCTTCAAAGGGTGAAGGTTTAGGCAATAAATTTTTAGCCAATATTCGCGAAGTCGATGCCATTATCCATGTACTACGGTGTTTTAAAGATGAAGATATTACCCATGTAGAAGGAAGAATCGATCCTGTTTCTGACGCTATAACTGTTGATACAGAACTTATGCTCGCAGACCTTGAAAGTCTTGAACGACGAATCATACAAGTTCGTAAACGTGCAATTGGAAAAGACAAAGAAGCTTTAGCAATTCTTCCTATAATGGAAGCAGCATTAGAATTATTACAAAAAGGAGAGCCTGTACGGTTATTGCTTAAAAATATTTCCTCTGATGAACGACGTATTCTTCATGGTTTAAATCTTTTAACCTCAAAGCCTGTGCTTTATGTTTGTAATGTCAGCGAAAATGAAATTTCTCATGGCAATGATTTTACTAAAGCAGTGGAGAAAATAGCTGCAGAGCAAAAAGCGCAAAGTATTACTATTTCTGTTTCCATTGAATCTGAGATTGCTCAACTTTCTGACGAAGAAGCTATAGAATATCTCCATGTATTAGGATTATCTGAGCCTAGTTTGAATCGACTCATTCATGCTGGTTATCATCTGCTTGATTTAATTACTTATTTTACTTGTGGGCCTAAGGAAACACGAGCCTGGACAATCACCCGTGGTACCAAAGCACCTCAAGCAGCTGGTGTTATTCACTCAGACTTTGAACGTGGCTTTATTCGCGCACAAACTATTAGTTACAAAGATTATATTACCTTAGGTGGAGAAAACGCAGCAAAAGAAGCAGGAAAAGCCCGTGATGAAGGTAAAGAATATATAGTACAAGATGGTGATATTATGTTATTTAAACACAATACTTAA